TGTGATGAATCTTGGTacggagatatatatatatatatttttgtattaaaaacccacaaaaaattcACTAGGCATGCCACAAATGGAGTTCGAATTACGTTGATGATTAAACCAATACACACACTTCAccctaaaaatcaaatttataatttgacaTTCATAAGTATAGTTCAATATTGAGCTACATcatatatttcaaaatcaagaaTTTTCCATTGTGGTgtttgacaaagaaaaaaaaaaaaaaaggaaaaaaactaaagaagCTAATTGCATAggatgaacattttttttttcttgagaaagtTTATCCAACGCATTTCCTTTATGTTAACTATTAAATTTTCTTCAGGAATCCTCCCAATATCCCAGAAAATATCTTGCATGAGTCTGAAGTGAGAGAAATAGCTTCCACCTTCCACAAAAGATTCAACCAGTTTTTGTCGAAGTTCCTAGAGATTGCATACGGAAGAGAGATTCCACTATTCCTTTTGGTatataaataaaccattttTCCTCTATTAGACTGAAATTCAACACAATTAAGtactcctatatatataaggtCTCCCTTTATAAATTTTCAGGCAATTGTTTCTCTCTATGCATTATCAGAGGTTGGAAACTATTTCAGCTTCCTGAATCTCCTTTATTTGGGTAAgaatttgtcactttttttcttctttgtccaTGATGTTACACAATTAATTCGAGCTACGAACTAAATTGGTCTTTCTATTTGCTGTATTGTGGGCATGAAGGCATTCTTAGCATGGAAACACTGCCATTTCTGTATGATCGATATGAGGACCATGTTGATTATTTCGTCAGCGAAGTGATCCAAGACTTGAAGAGGAAGTACAAAATGATTGATTCGAAgttcctgaacaaaattccAAGAGGGACcgtgaaagaaaagaaaatcagatAAAGATTGTGACCGCACAAACCATCATGTATATAATCACTTATATTCTTCTTATAGGAGTCGCACattcttaagaaaaaagaaatctagTCAAAATAAACAGTCATGATCATAACTTTTGAAAGTTTGTACCATGAAAGTGGGGAAATTCTATAGTTACttgtaaataataatattatggTAAAGATAAAATGAGGTATAAGGCCTTCAAATTTATGTCAGCTCTAGAGAGGACCAACATGTTCTTCAGTTTTAATTATGAGTTAACTTTTGTGAATTATAGGTGTCCGTTTGTCCTTGGAAGAAGCAGGATTCGCATTAAGAATTCTATTTCCCTCCTAACCAAACTAGTAATACACAAACTCGATCTAGACAACTGAAATGATAATGAAGAATTATTTGCAAATCCATAAATAGGTCATAACAACACACCATGTTGTGTTGCTCAAATGATCACCACCCCCTTAGCCTTCTCGGGATAACCACccaattaaaaagttttttttttttttttttttttttttttttttttttttttttttttaagatataaatTGGTATGTTGGTATtgaatatatacacacacaaacacacacactaTTCGGTTATTCGtgtaatgtaaaattttaataaaatattatattttttagttttatttgttgtttataaataatcatatcatatactatatataatagcagaagtcTTTCCCTGCAATTAAGGAGGTGCTGACAAATAGGATAACTGCCTATCTAAATTTAAGACACGTTTAAGTTAAAAAGCGATAAATTACATTGTTTGGTAACGCTACAACACCATTTAAAAGtaataaactataatttttcaCTACAAGCACTAGCATTGAGAAATGCTATGCTATACTATTATACCATCTCAAGAAGccactttattacttataccatcccattttacaatacctcccaCATCCTAAAACtctattcttattaaaatattattctttaatctttttttattatttctttttaaccaatattttttttcagttccactttcctaggctttccaaccgtttttttttttttttttttcctcagcctccctcaacctctagTATTGGTTCATCTCACAGAACCCCACACACAAAAACCCAtcaacaaagccacacacaGCCACACGCACAATCCATCAAACCAGAGCCAACAACGcccaccacacccaccacccaagccaccgatcagaAACCACAccgccgatttgaaacccatcagagcaaacccattcaaaaaaccACGACCAAAAACACCGGACCCAAgccaaaaacaaccaaaaaccaGCCCCAAAAACACCGGTCACAgccaaaaaccacaaccaccacaccCACGCCGTCACCCACGACCCAAACACCGAACCCACAACCCACCCACGACCCAACCAAGACCCAAACCCGGACCCAATCACGATCCACAACCCCTTTAAGCAcaaaaaccacaacaacaaccaaaaaccacaaccaaaaacacCTGACCCACgccaaaaacaaccaaaaaccacaaccaaaaacacCGGTCACAGCCAAAAACCCACTCCGATCTCCGATCTCCGTGACCCACGCCATGACCCACTCCGATCTTCAACCCGGTTAGTATTGGTCGATGCTAATCCCACATAGATTAATGCGTTGCCAGCGGAGACTgccatttacttcttcttcaaCGCCGTCGTTTCGCACAAGTAGCAGCAGcagcagatgagaaagagatgtttgggtttgggtttgaaagaggaaagtgagaaagagagaatgaagatGAGAAAGAGATGGTTGATGTcgtttacttcttcttcttcttcttcttcaacgcCGTCGTTTCGCACAAGTAGCAGCAGcagcagatgagaaagagatgtttgggtttgggtttgaaagaggaaagtgagaaagagagaatgaagagaGCGGAGAGAGCagatgaaaaagagagaatgaagagagagaagataacaGAAATtatggaggagagagaaattcgattaaaatatatatatattttttttacaattgtgctacagtacaattctaaagatagaattgtactgtagcactattgtaaaattttttacaatttctgtGTTTAGCATCCTTTGATGCAGCCCATTTTGAGacataaaatgttaaaaaggACTGAaatatagcattagcatttttcaatgttAATGCTCTTAAAATACTGTTTGGAGCCTCTTGCTATAAAAGGAAACTAacgcttaaaaaaaaaattactacacGGAGAAACGAGaaagagagatcgagagaaaagagagacaaagaaatagagagGCGATGAAATTGAGAGAGAGGCTATGAAGACACggagaaagaaacagaaaaagagagaggcgATCCTGGGACACGGAGAAAGAAGAGATCGCCTCTCTGTTTCTGACAAAACGCCACTCTGTTTCTTTCACTAAGATCGGAGTTCATTCGCCATTTTGATTTTACCAGagaaagaagcagaagaagGAAGATGATATCGACTTCAGCGTCAAGAACGAAAAAAGTCCCCTCTGCCCACAAGCAACGCCTCTGATGGGTTctattctttttctaattttttttaggtaaattaGATTTGTTATATGCATTCAATTTTTCCAATTTGGTTCTAGATTTGGATTCAAAAATTAGGGCTAAGTAAATCAGATTTTAATACGTGACTTTCTTTTCGcttccttttcaattttttaacacCGATGCTTGCGATCCAGAGATAGAGGAGGAAAAAATAAACCTTGCAATACAAAGATGAGAAGGAGACAGACAGTGAGAGAACTACCACCggtaagtttttctttttttcatt
The Quercus lobata isolate SW786 chromosome 10, ValleyOak3.0 Primary Assembly, whole genome shotgun sequence DNA segment above includes these coding regions:
- the LOC115965581 gene encoding reticulon-like protein B9, whose translation is MTGHGSSYSEYDTSRSAKLFGRGRPIHEVLGGGKVADVLLWKNWKVSGALLIGMTFIWFLFEVVKYNFITLLCHISITTLLVFFIWSNSADLFKWNPPNIPENILHESEVREIASTFHKRFNQFLSKFLEIAYGREIPLFLLAIVSLYALSEVGNYFSFLNLLYLGILSMETLPFLYDRYEDHVDYFVSEVIQDLKRKYKMIDSKFLNKIPRGTVKEKKIR